From the Thermococcus sp. M39 genome, one window contains:
- a CDS encoding PhoI has protein sequence MKMVWKELGSYELESFQVFFPASLEIQEELLKAGFKVPYDKEKDFATPIPVVAAFKTGRKLRKDKLLKGKKIKENGNFVEISPEKALLKLLINEKGFLKLGFEVKTYHLEDLGFVRVPPRIWSTWASFSLPINTFEEINEKLKEFASEKPKGMYLASKSNGKNIDVYSYKGRKAKNLGIPVFGYNLSLNSFELVGEYLKEKAEQSGVNKEVLPYLKLSLKKRKETKAGLKVGIVWREGKAEKITLKLSTTYPKIKIVGLYGELEGKSRGELSNEKDHFIIVHSNDFYWALLNVRNAFGV, from the coding sequence ATGAAAATGGTTTGGAAAGAGCTGGGGAGTTATGAGCTTGAAAGTTTTCAAGTGTTCTTTCCTGCATCTTTGGAAATCCAAGAAGAACTTCTAAAAGCAGGATTTAAAGTGCCCTATGACAAAGAAAAGGACTTTGCAACTCCAATACCAGTTGTAGCAGCTTTTAAAACAGGTAGAAAACTCAGAAAAGATAAGCTGTTAAAGGGCAAGAAAATTAAAGAGAACGGTAATTTTGTTGAGATTAGTCCAGAAAAAGCACTCTTGAAACTGCTAATAAATGAGAAAGGGTTCTTGAAATTAGGGTTTGAAGTTAAAACCTATCATCTTGAGGATTTAGGCTTTGTGAGAGTTCCTCCAAGAATTTGGAGCACTTGGGCCAGCTTTTCACTGCCTATTAATACTTTTGAAGAAATAAACGAAAAACTTAAGGAATTTGCTAGTGAAAAGCCGAAAGGTATGTACCTTGCCTCAAAGAGCAATGGGAAAAACATTGATGTTTATTCCTATAAAGGACGGAAGGCTAAAAATCTTGGTATCCCAGTTTTTGGCTATAATCTGAGCTTAAATTCATTTGAACTTGTTGGAGAGTACCTAAAAGAAAAAGCGGAGCAAAGTGGAGTAAATAAGGAGGTTCTACCATATCTCAAACTGAGTTTAAAAAAGAGAAAGGAAACAAAAGCTGGCTTAAAAGTTGGCATAGTATGGAGAGAAGGAAAGGCAGAGAAGATAACGCTTAAGCTTTCAACAACATATCCAAAAATTAAGATTGTCGGGCTTTATGGAGAGCTGGAAGGAAAGTCAAGAGGAGAGCTCAGTAATGAAAAAGATCATTTCATTATAGTTCATTCCAATGACTTCTATTGGGCACTTTTGAATGTTAGAAATGCCTTCGGCGTTTAG
- a CDS encoding magnesium-dependent phosphatase-1 — protein sequence MKLLVLDLDGTLWDHEDASQLVPPFEVHEDTVIDAYGNELSLFPGVREFLNWAKDKFILSIASWNMEELVRPILEALGIWDYFIFPKIENHPDKASMISRTVEQLKSIGYEVDEIIYIDDRTLHIRDIKKEIPNVKFIQMWVDAKSFEELKKVLEGL from the coding sequence ATGAAGCTGTTGGTTTTAGATTTAGATGGCACTTTATGGGATCATGAGGATGCTTCTCAGCTTGTACCACCTTTTGAAGTTCATGAGGACACTGTGATTGATGCCTATGGCAATGAGCTTTCACTGTTCCCAGGCGTTAGAGAATTCCTAAACTGGGCAAAGGATAAGTTCATCCTAAGCATCGCAAGCTGGAATATGGAAGAACTTGTCAGACCAATTCTTGAAGCTCTTGGCATCTGGGATTACTTCATCTTCCCCAAAATTGAGAACCACCCAGACAAGGCAAGCATGATTTCAAGAACAGTTGAACAGCTCAAGAGCATAGGGTATGAAGTTGATGAAATAATTTATATTGACGATAGGACGCTTCATATTAGAGACATAAAGAAAGAAATTCCAAATGTTAAGTTCATTCAAATGTGGGTTGATGCAAAAAGTTTTGAAGAGCTGAAAAAAGTTTTGGAGGGTCTATGA
- the lysS gene encoding lysine--tRNA ligase translates to MVHWADYMAEKIIRERGDKEEYVVESGITPSGYVHIGNFRELFTAYIVGHALKDKGKKVRHIHMWDDYDRFRKVPKNVPSEWKEYLTMPVSEVPDPWGCHNSYAEHFMELFESEVEKLGIEVDFLRASKLYKSGEYANDIRKALENRDKIVAILNKFRDMAKQPHLEESWQPVQIYCPKCRKEADFIKWDGEWKIEYKCPHCGSEGETDIREGNVKLRWRVDWPMRWAHFGVDFEPAGKDHLAAGSSFDTGREIIKAVYGKEPPLTLMYEFVGIKGQKGKMSGSKGNVILLSDLYEVLEPGVIRFLYARHRPNKEIKIDLGLGLLNLYDEFDKVERIYFGLEKAKNEEEEIELKRTYELSMPKIPERLVAQAPFRFLVVLVQMPHLDEDKIIEILKKQGHVSQNLTEEDIERTKLRIMLAKNWVSKYAPDTVKFSILQELPKIEISEEIKEALREVAEWLEKREEFSVDELNNIIFDAAKKRDIPSKQWFKVLYQLFIGKDKGPRLASFLASLDREFIIRRLKLEA, encoded by the coding sequence ATGGTTCATTGGGCAGATTATATGGCTGAAAAGATAATACGAGAGAGAGGAGACAAAGAGGAGTACGTCGTTGAAAGCGGCATAACCCCAAGCGGATACGTCCATATCGGCAATTTTAGGGAACTTTTTACTGCTTACATTGTCGGTCATGCATTAAAAGACAAAGGGAAAAAAGTTAGGCACATTCATATGTGGGATGATTATGATAGATTTAGAAAAGTTCCAAAGAATGTTCCAAGCGAATGGAAAGAATACTTGACAATGCCGGTCAGTGAAGTTCCCGATCCTTGGGGATGTCATAACAGCTATGCAGAGCATTTCATGGAGCTCTTTGAAAGTGAAGTTGAAAAACTCGGCATAGAAGTTGATTTCCTGAGAGCGAGCAAGCTTTACAAGAGTGGAGAATATGCCAACGATATAAGAAAGGCTCTTGAGAATAGAGACAAGATAGTTGCAATTCTTAACAAATTCCGCGACATGGCGAAACAGCCTCATTTAGAAGAGAGTTGGCAACCTGTTCAAATTTACTGTCCAAAGTGTAGAAAAGAGGCAGATTTTATCAAATGGGACGGTGAATGGAAGATAGAATACAAGTGTCCTCACTGTGGAAGTGAAGGAGAGACAGACATAAGGGAAGGAAATGTAAAGCTGAGATGGCGTGTGGATTGGCCTATGAGATGGGCACACTTTGGAGTCGACTTCGAGCCTGCAGGAAAAGATCACCTAGCAGCTGGTTCAAGCTTTGATACTGGAAGGGAAATTATCAAAGCAGTTTATGGTAAAGAGCCTCCACTGACACTCATGTACGAGTTTGTTGGAATAAAAGGACAAAAAGGTAAAATGAGCGGCTCAAAGGGCAACGTAATCCTGCTCAGCGACCTCTATGAAGTTCTTGAGCCTGGAGTGATAAGATTCCTCTATGCCAGACACAGACCAAATAAGGAGATTAAGATTGACCTCGGTTTGGGTTTGCTGAACCTCTACGATGAATTTGACAAAGTTGAACGCATATACTTTGGTCTCGAAAAGGCAAAAAATGAAGAAGAAGAAATTGAGCTCAAGAGAACATATGAACTCTCAATGCCAAAGATTCCAGAGCGGTTAGTTGCCCAAGCACCATTTAGATTCCTTGTTGTCCTTGTGCAGATGCCTCATTTGGATGAAGATAAAATTATTGAAATCCTCAAAAAGCAAGGCCACGTCTCACAAAATCTTACAGAAGAAGACATTGAAAGAACTAAACTCAGAATTATGCTCGCAAAGAATTGGGTAAGCAAATATGCTCCAGACACAGTGAAATTCTCAATCCTCCAAGAGCTTCCAAAAATTGAGATAAGCGAAGAGATTAAAGAAGCCCTCAGAGAAGTTGCTGAATGGCTGGAGAAGAGGGAAGAGTTCAGTGTTGATGAGCTCAACAATATAATCTTTGATGCTGCAAAGAAGCGTGACATTCCAAGCAAACAGTGGTTCAAAGTTCTCTATCAGCTGTTCATAGGAAAAGACAAAGGGCCAAGATTAGCAAGCTTTTTGGCTTCTCTTGACAGAGAATTCATAATCAGAAGGCTTAAGCTTGAAGCCTGA
- a CDS encoding isoaspartyl peptidase/L-asparaginase family protein, giving the protein MVAIIVHGGAGTIKKEERIPKVIEGVKEAVLAGWRELKRGSALDAVEEAVKALEDNPIFNAGTGSVLTLDGRVEMDAAIMRGKTLDAGAVAGIWGVKNPISVARKVMEKTDHVLLVGEGAVKFARIMGFEEYDPTTEERREQWKKLREKLLKEGTIPHWKKISGLIKEYPEVLRSTVGAVAFDGEEVVAGTSTGGVFLKMFGRVGDTPIIGAGTYANEFAGASCTGLGEVAIKLSLAKTAVDFVRLGLSAQKASEAAIELATKHFGKDTMGIIMIDREGNVGFAKNTKHMSVAYLKDGMNEPFAGI; this is encoded by the coding sequence ATGGTTGCGATTATTGTTCATGGGGGAGCTGGGACTATCAAAAAGGAAGAGAGGATTCCAAAGGTCATTGAAGGTGTGAAAGAGGCAGTTTTAGCAGGCTGGAGAGAGCTTAAGAGAGGCTCAGCATTAGATGCTGTTGAAGAAGCTGTTAAAGCTCTAGAAGATAATCCAATCTTTAATGCTGGCACAGGAAGCGTTCTAACGCTTGATGGCAGGGTTGAAATGGATGCTGCAATTATGAGGGGCAAAACCCTTGATGCTGGAGCTGTTGCTGGCATATGGGGAGTTAAAAATCCAATAAGTGTCGCAAGAAAAGTTATGGAAAAGACCGACCACGTTCTTTTGGTTGGCGAAGGAGCTGTAAAATTCGCTCGCATAATGGGTTTTGAAGAATACGATCCAACGACTGAAGAGAGGAGGGAGCAATGGAAGAAGCTCAGGGAAAAGCTCCTAAAGGAAGGCACAATTCCACACTGGAAGAAAATCAGTGGGCTAATCAAAGAGTATCCCGAAGTTCTAAGAAGCACAGTTGGTGCTGTTGCTTTTGATGGAGAAGAAGTAGTTGCAGGAACCTCGACAGGAGGAGTCTTCTTGAAAATGTTTGGAAGAGTTGGTGATACCCCAATAATCGGTGCTGGAACTTATGCTAATGAATTTGCTGGAGCATCTTGCACTGGGCTTGGAGAAGTTGCCATAAAGCTTTCCCTAGCAAAGACTGCAGTTGATTTTGTCAGGCTTGGATTAAGCGCACAAAAAGCGAGTGAAGCAGCGATTGAACTAGCAACCAAGCACTTTGGAAAAGACACCATGGGAATAATCATGATTGACCGCGAGGGAAACGTTGGATTTGCAAAGAATACAAAGCATATGAGCGTTGCATATTTGAAAGATGGAATGAATGAGCCATTTGCAGGGATATGA
- a CDS encoding DUF366 family protein, protein MELLVVKDKRVDYDGSAIRSHWAYRNFGILGNSIVVFRGKCNVKVEEMIDIEDVRAQKEIKSDDMVHYIIEVFDFPNVLLASALQKLFIAKICELLSEYGVKTKRKGDDIYVEGKKLSISIATVSPVSIKIHIGINVEAKGIPKDVNAVGLKEIGIDDVEAFMEKSGKALQEEFNKVKKDSLKVRWAE, encoded by the coding sequence ATGGAACTTCTGGTTGTTAAAGACAAAAGAGTTGATTATGATGGAAGCGCAATACGGAGCCACTGGGCTTATAGAAATTTTGGGATTCTTGGAAATTCCATAGTTGTGTTTAGGGGCAAGTGTAACGTTAAAGTCGAGGAGATGATTGACATTGAAGACGTGAGGGCCCAAAAGGAAATCAAAAGCGATGATATGGTTCATTACATAATCGAGGTTTTTGACTTTCCCAACGTCCTACTTGCATCAGCATTACAAAAGCTGTTCATAGCGAAAATCTGCGAGCTCTTGTCTGAATATGGTGTGAAAACCAAACGAAAAGGAGACGATATATACGTTGAAGGTAAAAAGCTCAGCATCTCAATAGCAACTGTTTCTCCAGTTAGCATTAAAATCCACATAGGTATAAACGTTGAGGCCAAAGGAATACCCAAAGATGTCAATGCTGTTGGCTTAAAGGAAATTGGAATTGATGACGTCGAAGCATTTATGGAAAAAAGCGGGAAGGCTTTACAAGAAGAGTTCAATAAAGTGAAAAAAGATAGCTTAAAAGTTAGATGGGCTGAGTAA
- a CDS encoding class I SAM-dependent methyltransferase → MSFRKYYQVFKVYSDINSPEYKKRIEELEPYLMRFLANKGKVLDLACGAGGFSFLLEDYGFEVIGVDIDEDMLKKAREYKKERGSNVVFVQADAKKLPFKDHSFDYVLFVGDNVVHFTPSELNQVFKEICRVLSKDGLFILHFNDLREMLPMLKSSNIVGEEYWISKVLVDKDEKFVILEYQGPNDYFRVKFNIWGKTAIELLAKLYFIQVESLKIGEYSYLQVYKPKKR, encoded by the coding sequence ATGAGCTTTAGAAAATACTACCAAGTTTTCAAGGTTTACTCGGATATCAATTCCCCGGAATACAAGAAAAGAATTGAAGAACTCGAACCATATTTAATGAGGTTTTTAGCTAACAAAGGGAAGGTTCTTGACCTTGCATGTGGTGCTGGGGGGTTTTCATTTTTACTGGAAGATTATGGATTCGAAGTTATTGGTGTAGATATAGATGAAGATATGCTTAAAAAAGCTCGGGAATATAAAAAAGAAAGAGGCTCTAATGTTGTCTTTGTGCAAGCTGATGCAAAGAAGTTACCTTTCAAAGATCATTCTTTTGATTATGTTTTGTTTGTTGGAGATAATGTTGTTCATTTTACGCCTTCAGAGCTGAACCAAGTTTTTAAAGAGATTTGTAGGGTTTTGAGTAAGGATGGATTGTTCATACTGCACTTTAATGACTTAAGGGAAATGCTTCCGATGTTAAAATCGAGTAATATAGTTGGGGAGGAATACTGGATTAGCAAAGTGCTGGTTGATAAAGATGAAAAATTCGTCATTCTTGAATATCAAGGCCCTAATGATTACTTCAGGGTTAAGTTTAACATTTGGGGAAAAACTGCAATTGAGCTATTGGCAAAATTATACTTCATTCAAGTAGAAAGTTTAAAAATTGGCGAGTACTCTTATCTCCAAGTGTATAAACCAAAAAAGAGATAG
- a CDS encoding phosphate uptake regulator PhoU: MEFRKIQFTGRSSYIISLPKKWIKENNLKQGDVVPLVINPDGSIIIFPKEPKEISEKKELVISEEYSPDMAVRLIISAYIQGYDVLEVKFTKELPHYKVKIRKIIQSLPGVEIILDEPTRIVGKSLLADEEINLREILERINSIIVSMLEDLYFMKKSHTKELIRDINDLENELDRFYFLTIRAVNKILSKRSLSEESGIVKRSFDLIGILFLVRNIERIGDHIIRIAENFDDDIEVEYIKEMYIEMLSQITKRDLKKIDSLMLALKEKIRQIDYKKSIAMDSYRRILEYLENIGETIINMALS, encoded by the coding sequence ATGGAGTTTAGAAAAATTCAGTTTACCGGCAGGAGTTCGTACATAATCTCTCTTCCAAAAAAATGGATTAAGGAAAATAACTTGAAGCAGGGGGACGTCGTGCCACTGGTCATAAATCCCGATGGCTCAATAATAATATTCCCTAAAGAACCCAAAGAAATCAGTGAAAAGAAAGAGCTGGTAATTTCAGAGGAATATTCACCAGATATGGCAGTGAGGTTGATCATCTCAGCGTACATTCAAGGGTATGACGTTCTAGAAGTCAAATTTACAAAAGAGCTTCCTCATTATAAGGTCAAAATTAGAAAGATAATCCAAAGCCTTCCGGGAGTAGAGATAATACTTGATGAGCCCACGAGAATAGTGGGAAAAAGCTTGCTTGCTGATGAGGAAATAAATCTCAGGGAGATTTTGGAGAGGATAAACTCGATAATAGTATCAATGCTTGAAGACTTGTACTTCATGAAGAAGTCTCATACAAAGGAATTGATTAGAGATATCAATGATCTCGAAAACGAGCTTGACAGATTTTATTTCCTTACAATTAGAGCGGTTAACAAAATACTATCTAAACGGAGCCTATCTGAGGAAAGCGGTATTGTCAAGAGGAGTTTCGATCTAATTGGCATTCTCTTCCTAGTCCGCAACATTGAAAGAATTGGAGACCACATAATCAGAATTGCCGAGAACTTTGACGACGACATTGAGGTTGAGTACATAAAAGAGATGTACATTGAAATGCTCAGCCAGATAACCAAGAGAGACCTGAAGAAAATAGATTCCCTCATGCTCGCTTTAAAGGAAAAAATCAGACAGATTGACTATAAGAAATCAATCGCAATGGACAGCTACCGCAGAATTCTCGAATATCTGGAGAATATAGGCGAGACAATAATCAACATGGCATTGAGCTGA
- a CDS encoding indolepyruvate oxidoreductase subunit beta, with the protein MEFNLIIAGVGGQGGLTLSRIIGSAAMHEGYRVRIGETLGMSQRYGSVLSYLRFGEDVYSPLIEEGEADLMLALEPAEALRNARFLSKKSYAIVNAYPIHTATTLVGKERYPDLGEIKEALSKICPTDMFNFQEVADKINPRTLGVVMLGYAYGKGLIPLKKESLKEGIKETLKEKLWDINFRALEEGINLAR; encoded by the coding sequence ATGGAATTCAATCTTATCATAGCTGGTGTTGGAGGTCAGGGAGGATTAACTCTTTCAAGGATAATTGGAAGTGCCGCAATGCATGAAGGATATAGAGTTAGAATAGGAGAAACACTTGGCATGAGCCAGCGTTATGGGAGCGTTCTCTCATATCTGCGCTTTGGTGAAGATGTTTATTCTCCTCTTATTGAAGAAGGCGAAGCTGATTTAATGCTAGCTTTGGAGCCGGCAGAAGCTTTAAGAAATGCACGCTTCTTAAGCAAAAAGAGCTATGCTATTGTCAATGCATATCCGATACACACAGCAACTACACTTGTAGGAAAAGAGAGATACCCAGATTTAGGTGAAATAAAAGAAGCGCTCTCAAAGATTTGTCCAACTGACATGTTCAACTTCCAAGAGGTGGCTGATAAAATAAATCCAAGGACTCTAGGGGTTGTGATGCTCGGTTATGCTTATGGGAAAGGCCTTATTCCTCTCAAGAAAGAAAGCTTAAAGGAAGGAATAAAAGAGACACTCAAAGAAAAACTTTGGGATATCAACTTTAGGGCTCTTGAAGAAGGCATAAACTTGGCCCGCTGA
- a CDS encoding MFS transporter, which translates to MSHLQGYDMVLKDFPRDIWLLHFSTFFFFLGIALVSPLISPLAILLGATPLIVGSIASISSIVALFLKPFGGLLGDRGWKFQVMMLGSLLGAVAGVLYVLSVYLGNLALFAVGRGIHGFGMALFFPSSLATAIELAPKGRVGETLGWRGMMFSLSNLIGPAVGGFVAEYLGFQVAFTFTIILSLIAVGFVSIAYKADKNKTHQKKTETHEDASYRLLLNPFFVAASLALFLLSLAYSGMFTFLPALYKILGLGTSAFGVYASIMGGFSLLTRVFGGREADKRGPLPVATFGFLLLLLAYVSLSLNPTPPKVYLSAVPLGMGFGFAVPALQMMALAKLPQKIRTFGSSIYTMFFDLGYLSGPLIFGYIAQLEDSYWVVFPILPAVILIAVIILQLPRFLKEKR; encoded by the coding sequence ATGAGCCATTTGCAGGGATATGATATGGTGCTGAAAGATTTCCCGAGAGACATTTGGCTGCTCCATTTCTCGACGTTTTTCTTCTTCCTCGGCATTGCGTTAGTCTCACCCCTGATTTCTCCCTTGGCAATTTTACTAGGCGCAACCCCGCTCATAGTTGGCTCAATAGCCTCAATTTCTTCCATAGTTGCTTTATTTCTGAAGCCTTTTGGCGGACTTCTTGGAGATAGAGGCTGGAAGTTCCAGGTCATGATGCTCGGCAGTCTATTGGGTGCAGTTGCGGGAGTTTTGTATGTGCTCTCCGTCTACCTTGGGAATCTGGCCCTGTTTGCGGTTGGGAGAGGAATTCATGGCTTTGGAATGGCATTATTCTTCCCCTCATCTCTTGCAACGGCAATTGAGCTGGCTCCAAAAGGCAGGGTTGGAGAAACCCTCGGCTGGCGTGGAATGATGTTCTCTTTGAGCAATCTAATTGGTCCCGCAGTTGGCGGTTTTGTCGCTGAGTACTTAGGATTTCAGGTGGCTTTCACTTTTACAATAATTCTGTCCTTGATTGCAGTAGGCTTTGTATCAATAGCATATAAAGCCGATAAGAACAAAACCCACCAGAAAAAGACAGAAACTCATGAAGATGCTTCCTATCGTTTGTTGCTGAATCCTTTCTTCGTTGCTGCAAGCTTAGCACTCTTTTTGCTTTCCCTCGCGTACAGCGGAATGTTTACTTTCCTTCCAGCTTTATACAAGATTTTAGGCCTAGGAACAAGTGCCTTTGGAGTGTATGCAAGCATAATGGGTGGCTTCAGCTTGCTCACGAGAGTCTTTGGAGGGAGGGAAGCCGATAAGAGAGGCCCTTTACCAGTCGCAACTTTCGGATTTCTGCTGCTTTTATTGGCATATGTCTCGCTATCATTGAATCCAACTCCGCCTAAAGTTTACCTAAGTGCAGTTCCTCTTGGAATGGGCTTTGGCTTTGCAGTTCCCGCTCTCCAAATGATGGCACTTGCTAAGCTTCCACAGAAGATAAGGACATTTGGTTCGAGCATTTACACAATGTTCTTTGACCTTGGCTATTTATCTGGTCCTCTCATATTTGGCTACATCGCTCAATTGGAAGATAGCTATTGGGTTGTTTTCCCAATCCTTCCAGCTGTGATTTTAATAGCCGTGATTATTCTTCAGCTCCCAAGGTTTTTAAAGGAAAAAAGATAA
- a CDS encoding radical SAM protein, translated as MLIRVSYGTAIAMGLIKAKMLARPTTAYLMVYHNGRCINNCAFCPQARESRADLNKLSRIIWPAFDLKTVLEKLKNGKFARICLQTVDYDGLEEDVLTLLGAFYHLNLPISLSITPVDRSYLEKFKELGVDYVGVGLDVASERLYKEIKDSLYSWNDMWEFADEIIEIFGKGRAFIHLIIGLGETDKEAIETIQRAYDIGAEVSLFAFTPIKGTRLEDHKPPELMRYRKIQIARYLIQKRIKRAEDFKFDTKGNLVDFGMSKDELTKLLSEEAFMTHGCPGCNRPYYNEKPSKEPYNFPILPGRGYLEEVTSKLLSE; from the coding sequence ATGCTCATCAGAGTCTCATATGGGACAGCCATTGCAATGGGACTGATAAAAGCAAAAATGCTCGCAAGACCGACAACAGCTTATTTAATGGTCTATCATAATGGAAGGTGCATAAATAACTGCGCTTTCTGCCCTCAAGCAAGAGAGAGCAGAGCAGATTTAAATAAGCTCTCAAGGATAATATGGCCAGCTTTTGACCTTAAAACTGTCCTTGAAAAGCTGAAAAATGGGAAATTTGCAAGAATATGCCTGCAAACTGTTGATTATGACGGTTTGGAAGAAGATGTGCTGACCCTTCTTGGTGCCTTTTATCATCTAAATCTACCAATATCTCTTTCAATAACCCCCGTTGATAGGAGCTATCTTGAAAAGTTCAAGGAGCTGGGCGTTGATTATGTTGGTGTTGGATTAGATGTTGCTAGTGAGAGACTCTATAAAGAGATAAAGGACTCACTATACTCATGGAATGACATGTGGGAATTTGCTGATGAGATAATTGAAATATTTGGTAAAGGAAGGGCTTTCATCCATCTGATAATTGGGTTAGGGGAGACAGATAAGGAAGCAATTGAGACAATTCAGAGGGCATATGACATTGGGGCCGAAGTTTCCCTCTTTGCTTTCACTCCAATAAAAGGAACGAGGCTTGAAGATCACAAACCACCAGAGCTTATGAGATACAGGAAAATTCAAATTGCAAGGTATCTAATTCAGAAAAGGATAAAAAGAGCTGAGGACTTCAAATTTGATACGAAAGGAAATCTAGTTGATTTTGGAATGAGCAAAGACGAGCTTACAAAACTTCTCAGTGAAGAAGCATTTATGACTCACGGCTGTCCAGGATGCAACAGACCATACTACAACGAGAAGCCAAGTAAAGAGCCCTACAACTTTCCAATTCTTCCAGGAAGAGGATATTTAGAGGAAGTGACATCAAAGTTACTCTCGGAGTAA
- a CDS encoding DUF2139 domain-containing protein, translating to MVIWEKLHRFPPRYGPEWGSGGIFGLRYHNEVLYFTVAFEAEAHFIRDNIHRIYEFELVGEKPTSGGDTYNAVEVVDEFIYFGGWVHAPAIYEGKGNGRATINFINKYSHVHEYDTENDSIRLVWKESIHHPTDWAGEVSDIIYDPYNDRLLLAREDGHQNLGIYALDRRTGKIEQLNPEPSSKGTIVHDTAFFGIGNNFTEGLREIHAFDLITEQWEKLKLGESIDSGNYIHPHLGAMGSAHNRAFAFVRGGLFVGNPLNDEPFNFVRLFDFYTFYAPFRIDALHVDGGILIAYTSHHDTFYKPRTPEEIRFAKFTNTIVGPSVLVYIAPPMVKIVGVFGARVTSLEKAMGKILVATNTTPNVGALDATPFDTGNRDIVILDEKILQDKPPRVSFSLPLAFPAMAMQFGAGTFGGIPLDGYKEPRLILYASKDNELTVYEYDLSLPLSPAYTDKFDIKKGKNIIDLSSFSGIVSFKLKEQDFKGKARIDLR from the coding sequence ATTGTGATATGGGAAAAGTTACACCGTTTTCCTCCTCGTTATGGTCCCGAGTGGGGAAGTGGCGGAATTTTTGGCTTGAGATATCACAATGAAGTTCTTTATTTCACAGTGGCATTTGAAGCAGAAGCTCACTTTATACGAGACAACATCCACAGGATCTACGAATTTGAGCTTGTTGGCGAAAAACCTACTTCGGGCGGAGATACATACAATGCTGTTGAAGTCGTTGATGAATTCATTTATTTCGGCGGGTGGGTTCACGCTCCCGCAATCTATGAGGGGAAAGGAAATGGAAGAGCAACAATAAACTTCATCAACAAGTATTCTCACGTGCATGAATATGATACAGAAAATGACTCCATACGCTTAGTCTGGAAGGAATCTATCCATCATCCCACAGACTGGGCTGGAGAGGTTAGCGATATAATATATGACCCATACAATGATAGACTGCTGTTAGCAAGAGAGGATGGGCATCAAAACTTGGGAATATATGCCCTCGATCGACGAACAGGAAAAATCGAACAACTTAATCCAGAACCAAGTTCAAAAGGAACGATTGTCCACGACACTGCATTCTTTGGCATTGGAAACAACTTCACAGAAGGACTTAGAGAAATCCATGCCTTCGACTTAATAACGGAACAATGGGAAAAATTAAAGCTTGGAGAAAGTATTGATAGCGGGAATTACATTCATCCCCACCTTGGAGCAATGGGAAGTGCCCATAATAGAGCGTTTGCCTTTGTGAGAGGTGGACTTTTTGTGGGAAACCCCCTTAACGACGAACCTTTTAACTTTGTTAGACTGTTTGACTTTTACACATTCTACGCTCCCTTCAGAATCGACGCCCTTCATGTAGATGGAGGGATCCTAATAGCATATACCTCTCACCATGACACCTTCTATAAGCCAAGAACCCCAGAAGAGATTAGATTTGCAAAATTCACTAACACAATAGTTGGACCAAGTGTCTTGGTTTACATTGCCCCACCAATGGTCAAAATAGTTGGAGTTTTCGGTGCTAGAGTTACAAGCCTAGAGAAAGCTATGGGCAAAATACTCGTAGCAACAAATACCACTCCAAACGTTGGAGCATTGGATGCAACACCTTTTGATACTGGAAACAGAGACATAGTGATCCTTGACGAAAAAATCCTCCAAGACAAACCTCCACGGGTTAGCTTTTCATTACCACTAGCATTCCCCGCAATGGCTATGCAATTCGGAGCCGGCACATTTGGTGGAATTCCTCTTGATGGATACAAAGAACCACGGCTCATTCTTTATGCATCAAAAGATAATGAGCTGACAGTTTATGAGTATGATCTTTCCTTACCATTAAGTCCTGCATACACCGACAAGTTCGATATCAAAAAAGGCAAAAATATCATTGATCTAAGCTCTTTCAGCGGCATTGTCTCATTTAAGCTTAAAGAGCAAGATTTCAAAGGGAAAGCAAGAATAGACTTAAGGTAA